A single window of Metallosphaera hakonensis JCM 8857 = DSM 7519 DNA harbors:
- the pcn gene encoding proliferating cell nuclear antigen (pcna): protein MRVVYTNAFDFKTIIEALTKLIDEATFSFTTAGMDLVAIDRAHISLIKLHFPKEAFEEFDVEDQFKFGFNTLYMLKIMNSAKRKEKMEIELNNESDIVLRIMGDPLREFTIRNIEVPIPEIPELKLDFDVKAIVNSAGFKKAVSEISTVSDSVEIDGSDSGLKLRSKGSTEVEVEFSKELGGLQDIEVKKPALSSYSSDYLEDVLGLTRLSGFLNLLYSEQKPLQLEFNMENGGSVVYLLAPQMG from the coding sequence ATGAGAGTAGTATACACCAATGCGTTTGATTTCAAGACTATCATAGAAGCATTAACGAAGCTAATAGATGAGGCAACTTTCTCCTTCACTACTGCAGGAATGGATTTAGTAGCCATTGACAGGGCTCATATTTCTCTTATAAAATTACATTTTCCTAAAGAAGCTTTCGAGGAATTCGATGTTGAGGATCAGTTCAAGTTCGGCTTTAACACTTTATATATGCTGAAGATCATGAATAGTGCTAAAAGAAAAGAGAAAATGGAAATTGAATTAAACAATGAATCAGACATAGTTCTTAGGATCATGGGAGATCCTTTGAGGGAATTCACAATTAGGAACATAGAGGTCCCTATTCCAGAAATTCCGGAACTAAAACTGGATTTTGATGTAAAGGCCATAGTCAATTCAGCTGGATTTAAGAAGGCCGTTTCAGAGATTTCTACAGTTAGCGACTCCGTAGAAATTGACGGTTCCGATAGTGGGCTTAAGCTGAGATCAAAGGGAAGCACAGAGGTAGAAGTCGAGTTCTCAAAGGAACTGGGAGGACTTCAAGATATCGAGGTAAAGAAACCAGCCCTCTCAAGTTACTCTTCAGACTACCTTGAAGATGTCCTGGGTCTAACTAGGCTTTCTGGTTTTCTTAATCTCCTTTACTCTGAACAGAAGCCACTACAGTTAGAATTTAATATGGAGAACGGCGGTAGTGTAGTGTATCTCTTAGCTCCTCAAATGGGGTGA
- a CDS encoding methionine synthase, whose product MNLPPLPTTVIGSYPRPKWLREMISLHKNGRVSDEDMEEAFNDAAVSAMRDHQVAGIDVPTDGEVKRDEMVEFFAERLKGFRFYGPVRVWGTAYYRKPSIVSKIEYNKPMLVEEVKFTKSISYTPYFKVTITGPYTMAYWSYNEYYKDRKEMVFDLAKAINAEIRNLVEAGAQVIQVDEPAIHSSAEEVEWAVEAVNESVKGINAKLMLHICYGDYKIVAPYLNDFKVDQINFALKIYNYKPLKLFKEVGYDKEIGAGVIDVHNRNVESSEEVYKDIKRLMDYFPLDKIWINPDCGLKLLPRNIAFSKMVSMVKGVEMVREELKKSGAVGK is encoded by the coding sequence ATGAATCTTCCACCACTTCCCACTACTGTGATAGGAAGTTATCCTAGACCCAAATGGCTCAGGGAAATGATCTCTCTTCATAAAAACGGCAGGGTATCTGACGAAGACATGGAAGAGGCGTTCAATGATGCGGCGGTTTCAGCGATGAGAGATCACCAGGTTGCTGGTATTGATGTTCCCACTGATGGTGAAGTTAAGAGAGATGAAATGGTAGAGTTTTTTGCCGAGAGACTTAAAGGGTTTAGATTTTACGGACCCGTGAGAGTATGGGGTACAGCATATTATAGGAAGCCGTCAATAGTATCAAAGATAGAATACAATAAACCTATGCTTGTTGAAGAGGTGAAATTCACTAAGAGTATTTCCTATACTCCATATTTCAAGGTCACCATTACTGGCCCGTACACTATGGCTTACTGGTCTTATAATGAATATTATAAGGATAGAAAGGAGATGGTATTCGACTTAGCTAAAGCCATTAACGCTGAAATTAGAAACCTTGTTGAGGCGGGAGCTCAGGTTATTCAAGTCGATGAACCAGCAATTCACTCTAGCGCTGAGGAAGTGGAATGGGCTGTGGAAGCCGTAAATGAGTCAGTTAAGGGAATAAATGCCAAGCTAATGTTACATATTTGCTACGGTGACTACAAAATAGTTGCCCCGTATCTAAACGATTTTAAGGTGGATCAGATAAACTTCGCGTTAAAGATTTACAACTATAAACCACTCAAGTTGTTTAAGGAAGTTGGATATGATAAGGAGATCGGTGCTGGAGTAATAGATGTTCATAATCGTAATGTCGAGTCATCAGAGGAGGTTTACAAGGATATCAAACGGTTAATGGACTACTTCCCATTGGATAAGATCTGGATAAATCCGGATTGTGGCCTCAAACTTCTTCCTAGGAATATAGCCTTCTCCAAGATGGTCTCTATGGTAAAGGGAGTAGAGATGGTAAGGGAAGAACTTAAAAAGAGTGGAGCTGTTGGAAAGTAG
- a CDS encoding 30S ribosomal protein S15, with protein sequence MNKRRSRGRSHSTRPVRAGSPKWVRFSREEVEMLIEELAKKGYTPSMIGLVLRDQYGVPLAKQIIGKKVNQFLREKGLAPDIPEDLFNLIRRAVNVRRHLNEYPADKTAKKGLEEIESKIRRVSRYYKEVQILPANWAYDPAKAELLVSASS encoded by the coding sequence TTGAATAAGAGGAGATCGAGAGGGAGATCTCATTCAACTAGACCAGTAAGGGCTGGCTCCCCGAAATGGGTAAGGTTTTCAAGGGAAGAGGTAGAGATGTTAATTGAGGAGTTGGCCAAGAAGGGTTATACTCCTTCTATGATTGGCTTGGTTCTTAGAGATCAGTACGGGGTTCCTTTGGCTAAACAGATAATAGGCAAGAAGGTTAACCAATTCCTTCGTGAGAAAGGACTAGCTCCAGATATTCCTGAGGATCTATTTAACCTTATCAGGAGAGCGGTAAATGTAAGGAGACATCTCAATGAATATCCTGCGGATAAGACAGCTAAGAAAGGCCTAGAAGAGATAGAGTCTAAGATTAGAAGGGTGTCAAGATATTACAAGGAAGTTCAGATTCTCCCTGCTAATTGGGCTTATGATCCTGCCAAGGCCGAACTTCTAGTGAGTGCCTCTTCTTAA
- the rnhA gene encoding ribonuclease HI gives MKAQGKFDGLCEPRNPGGIATYGYVIYLAEGKIEGMGLASVPWDSNSTNNVAEYMGVICMMKRMLSLGVTEPHIMGDSQLVIKQLNGEYSVKSKRIIPLFNEAKRLLEKFHSARVEWIPREENKEADRMTRLAYDLVLKGKLKKVGCVD, from the coding sequence TTGAAAGCCCAAGGCAAATTTGATGGTCTATGTGAACCCAGAAATCCTGGGGGAATAGCCACATATGGATATGTAATATACTTAGCAGAAGGTAAGATTGAAGGAATGGGACTAGCTTCAGTTCCTTGGGACTCTAACTCCACTAACAACGTCGCCGAATACATGGGAGTAATCTGCATGATGAAAAGAATGCTAAGTTTAGGAGTGACTGAACCTCATATAATGGGAGATAGTCAGTTGGTAATTAAGCAATTAAATGGAGAATATTCAGTTAAATCAAAGCGAATTATACCCCTTTTCAACGAAGCCAAACGTTTACTCGAGAAGTTCCATAGTGCCAGAGTAGAGTGGATACCTAGAGAGGAGAATAAAGAGGCTGACAGAATGACCAGGCTAGCCTACGATTTAGTTCTAAAAGGAAAGCTAAAGAAAGTAGGATGTGTTGATTGA
- a CDS encoding CbiX/SirB N-terminal domain-containing protein — MKTGILLVLHGSRVNEWKEVAINYKDLLKEYFDLVEFGFIEFNEPSLRAATESLVKMGAQEIIAVPLLFAAGAHFYRDIPRLIGVNDNGEVDIEGKKVKVSIARPIGIDKRVAEILKERVEQVIESPRQI; from the coding sequence ATGAAGACAGGAATACTTCTGGTCTTACACGGAAGCAGAGTAAATGAGTGGAAGGAGGTAGCAATAAACTACAAGGACCTGTTAAAGGAATACTTCGATCTAGTAGAGTTTGGTTTTATAGAGTTTAATGAACCCTCTTTGAGAGCTGCGACAGAGTCCTTAGTTAAGATGGGGGCTCAGGAAATAATTGCGGTTCCACTTTTATTTGCTGCAGGAGCTCATTTCTATAGGGATATACCGAGATTAATTGGAGTGAATGATAATGGAGAGGTTGATATAGAAGGTAAAAAGGTGAAGGTTTCCATCGCTAGACCTATCGGTATTGATAAAAGAGTTGCTGAAATACTCAAGGAAAGGGTAGAACAAGTAATTGAAAGCCCAAGGCAAATTTGA
- a CDS encoding 30S ribosomal protein S6e — MADFKIVISDPASKKVTMMRIKVKLTDTVQSEEGEKEGRTLPVCLINPKTKEKLGADQFITVEIKKQEGDKKVKIKVHFLVKDSAEVPEGEILASKTLAEKFGSEEFEAIAYRTKSFQISVDQNQLNLIGSKIGDNFTVSIGGTVLKLIINGGSDNTGFPMRPDVQGAAKRRILLAGPPGFIPSENGEKRRKVVRGNVVSPESVQINCLIVR; from the coding sequence TTGGCTGACTTCAAGATTGTTATATCAGATCCAGCTTCGAAAAAGGTCACGATGATGAGGATTAAGGTGAAATTAACCGATACGGTTCAATCCGAGGAAGGAGAAAAAGAAGGAAGGACTTTACCAGTTTGTCTAATAAATCCCAAAACAAAGGAAAAATTAGGAGCGGATCAATTCATTACGGTGGAGATCAAAAAGCAGGAAGGGGACAAGAAGGTTAAAATAAAAGTTCATTTTCTAGTCAAGGACTCAGCTGAAGTTCCAGAAGGAGAAATTCTGGCCAGTAAGACCTTAGCAGAAAAGTTTGGTTCAGAGGAGTTTGAAGCGATAGCTTATAGAACTAAGTCGTTCCAAATTAGCGTAGATCAGAATCAGCTTAACCTCATTGGTTCTAAAATTGGGGACAACTTCACTGTTTCCATTGGTGGAACAGTTCTCAAGTTAATTATAAATGGCGGTTCTGATAACACTGGTTTTCCGATGAGGCCTGACGTTCAAGGAGCGGCAAAGAGAAGAATACTTTTAGCAGGCCCTCCAGGTTTCATACCCTCAGAGAATGGAGAGAAGAGGCGTAAAGTAGTTCGCGGAAATGTTGTAAGTCCTGAATCTGTCCAGATCAATTGCCTCATCGTAAGGTGA
- a CDS encoding translation initiation factor IF-2 subunit gamma has product MPWPVVQPEVNIGVVGHVDHGKTTLVQALTGVWTSKHSEELKRGMTIRLGYAEASFGLCNSCRKPDGYVNEPSCNVCSSDEQPQFLRRVSFLDAPGHEVLMATMLSGTAILDGAILVVAANEPFPQPQTREHFVALGISGINKVIIVQNKVDVVSREEALNQFNQIREFLKGTWASDAEIIPVSALHKINIDALIEGLERRIPTPKRDPTLNPFMLVIRSFDVNKPGTPYNELKGGVVGGSIVQGEFRVDQEIKILPGLRLEEKGKVSYRPIYTKISSLRFGDLEFQEAKPGGLVAMGTYLDPSITKADSLIGSVVTDAKVDIPVLWKLTTTYNLLERVVGSKEMMRVDPIRPKETLLITLGSATSLGVVTKAKSDEIEMELKRPLAVWDNKARLVISRQIGGRWRLVGWGQVVL; this is encoded by the coding sequence TTGCCCTGGCCTGTAGTACAACCTGAGGTCAATATTGGTGTGGTCGGGCATGTAGATCATGGCAAGACTACGCTGGTTCAGGCTTTAACGGGTGTATGGACATCAAAGCATTCGGAGGAGCTAAAAAGAGGTATGACCATAAGGTTGGGCTACGCGGAAGCATCTTTCGGTCTATGTAACTCATGCAGGAAACCCGATGGATATGTTAACGAGCCTTCGTGTAATGTGTGCAGTAGCGACGAACAGCCCCAATTTCTTAGGAGAGTATCATTTCTAGATGCACCTGGCCACGAAGTATTAATGGCCACAATGTTATCTGGCACCGCTATACTTGATGGAGCAATATTAGTTGTTGCAGCTAACGAGCCTTTTCCTCAACCTCAAACTAGGGAACATTTTGTTGCGTTAGGTATATCTGGAATTAATAAAGTTATAATTGTTCAAAACAAGGTCGATGTAGTGTCAAGGGAAGAAGCATTGAATCAATTTAATCAGATTAGGGAATTCCTTAAAGGGACCTGGGCTAGCGATGCAGAGATTATCCCAGTTAGTGCCCTTCATAAGATTAATATAGACGCATTGATTGAGGGACTCGAGAGAAGAATTCCCACCCCTAAGAGAGACCCTACACTTAATCCATTTATGCTGGTTATAAGGAGCTTCGACGTAAATAAACCGGGAACCCCTTATAACGAGTTAAAGGGAGGAGTGGTTGGGGGCAGCATAGTTCAAGGCGAGTTCAGGGTAGATCAGGAAATTAAAATATTACCTGGGCTTAGGTTAGAGGAGAAGGGTAAAGTTTCCTACAGGCCGATTTACACTAAAATCTCATCGTTGCGCTTCGGAGATCTAGAATTTCAGGAAGCTAAGCCTGGAGGACTAGTGGCCATGGGAACGTATTTAGATCCATCAATAACTAAGGCTGATAGTCTTATAGGTAGCGTAGTTACTGATGCTAAGGTTGACATTCCAGTACTTTGGAAATTGACTACAACGTATAATTTGTTGGAGAGAGTAGTAGGGAGTAAGGAAATGATGCGGGTTGATCCCATAAGACCTAAGGAAACTCTTCTTATAACTCTGGGGTCGGCTACAAGTCTGGGCGTTGTAACTAAGGCGAAATCAGATGAGATAGAAATGGAGTTAAAGAGACCCCTAGCCGTTTGGGATAATAAAGCCAGGTTGGTAATAAGTAGACAGATCGGTGGAAGATGGAGATTGGTAGGATGGGGTCAGGTGGTTCTATAG
- a CDS encoding PIN domain-containing protein: MGSGGSIGVLIDTNILLYVYDKADPFNAILDKFEYKPRFYIHKLVLNELDMLQSKYKKSTKIQSKVNVAKEYLEVFRGWWELIDLYSDLPTDDALIATSKTMGLILFTNDEELRHRALKENIEIIFMGRGGKIIKSFHTI; this comes from the coding sequence ATGGGGTCAGGTGGTTCTATAGGCGTATTAATAGATACAAATATTCTCTTATACGTGTATGATAAAGCGGATCCCTTTAATGCGATTTTGGATAAATTTGAGTATAAACCTCGTTTTTATATTCATAAGCTTGTCTTAAATGAGCTGGATATGTTGCAGAGCAAGTATAAGAAATCCACTAAAATTCAGTCTAAGGTAAATGTGGCAAAGGAATACCTTGAAGTCTTTAGGGGATGGTGGGAATTGATTGACCTCTATTCCGATCTTCCCACCGATGATGCGTTAATTGCTACCTCCAAGACAATGGGCTTAATATTGTTTACCAATGATGAGGAACTAAGACATAGGGCCCTTAAGGAGAACATTGAAATAATTTTCATGGGAAGAGGGGGTAAAATTATAAAATCTTTTCACACTATTTAG
- a CDS encoding DNA-directed RNA polymerase, which yields MFKVIKARGIVRIPPELFGEPLNKTALDILNNQYKERLFKDLGLVLSVIKANASEEGIIVSGDGATFHSVEFELLTFSPLIQEVVEGDITQVDNYGIYVNMGPMDGLVHVSQIGDDNYKFDQVRGILVGEKSKKSFQKGDMVRARIMTISSTANNRPPRIALTMRQIGLGKVERRN from the coding sequence ATGTTCAAAGTTATAAAGGCCAGAGGTATAGTTAGAATCCCTCCAGAACTCTTTGGTGAGCCTTTGAATAAGACTGCTCTTGATATACTTAACAATCAATATAAAGAGAGGTTATTTAAGGATTTAGGTTTGGTTTTATCCGTTATAAAGGCAAATGCCAGCGAAGAGGGGATAATAGTTTCAGGAGACGGGGCCACTTTTCATAGTGTCGAATTTGAACTATTGACATTCTCCCCTTTGATACAAGAGGTCGTTGAAGGCGATATAACTCAGGTTGATAATTATGGTATCTATGTTAACATGGGCCCAATGGACGGATTGGTTCATGTTTCTCAGATCGGAGATGATAATTATAAATTTGACCAGGTGAGAGGGATATTGGTAGGAGAAAAATCCAAGAAATCTTTTCAAAAGGGAGATATGGTTAGAGCCAGGATAATGACCATCTCATCCACGGCCAACAATAGACCACCCAGGATAGCTCTCACCATGAGGCAGATTGGGTTAGGGAAAGTAGAGAGGAGGAATTAG
- the spt4 gene encoding transcription elongation factor subunit Spt4 produces MSARTLKACRSCKALVDKEIQQCPICGNNSFSDEWEGMVILLNEKSELAEALGESKPWKYAINVK; encoded by the coding sequence ATGTCAGCAAGGACCTTAAAGGCATGTAGGTCATGTAAAGCTTTAGTAGACAAAGAAATTCAACAGTGCCCCATATGCGGTAATAATTCATTCAGTGATGAATGGGAGGGTATGGTAATCTTACTCAATGAAAAGTCCGAATTGGCCGAGGCTCTAGGGGAGTCCAAGCCGTGGAAGTACGCGATAAACGTGAAGTAG
- a CDS encoding GTP-dependent dephospho-CoA kinase family protein, with amino-acid sequence MEVRDKREVDLCFKPSRGVRKELSRPYGILFSDTAKLISYLSNFNRIVTVGDVVTNSVISAKLTPFLTVVDGKTKRSISVTPHSIGKTIVNEPGLLRLSTMLKIKEIMEGDSPTSVFIVGEDDMIVIPAIIYGRKGDVVVYGQPNAGAVCLENWEGSKWRVMDILSKFVVERC; translated from the coding sequence GTGGAAGTACGCGATAAACGTGAAGTAGATCTTTGCTTCAAGCCCTCACGAGGAGTTAGGAAGGAGTTATCAAGACCTTACGGAATACTCTTCTCCGATACTGCCAAGCTAATCTCCTATCTGAGTAACTTCAATAGAATTGTGACTGTAGGCGATGTGGTTACGAATTCGGTGATTAGTGCTAAACTGACACCGTTTCTTACAGTGGTTGATGGTAAGACTAAGAGATCGATATCTGTGACCCCGCATAGCATTGGAAAGACCATAGTAAATGAGCCAGGTTTACTCAGGCTGAGTACTATGCTTAAGATCAAGGAAATAATGGAAGGCGACTCACCGACTTCGGTATTCATCGTGGGAGAGGATGATATGATTGTTATCCCTGCAATAATATATGGAAGGAAAGGAGACGTGGTGGTTTACGGGCAACCCAATGCTGGTGCAGTTTGTCTAGAAAACTGGGAAGGATCGAAATGGAGGGTTATGGACATTCTATCAAAGTTTGTGGTTGAAAGATGTTAA
- a CDS encoding 2,3-bisphosphoglycerate-independent phosphoglycerate mutase — protein MNKLKILLVVGDGLGDRQVSILNAKTPLEYADKPVINSLLRSSMIGLMDPIGPGIVPGSDTSHLAIFGLDPRKYYNGRGSFEALGAGAILSGGDVAFRGNFATVDDNLVVIDRRAGRKIEEAEELVKELNQKIPEVQGVKVRFYHGTEHRVSVVLSGDNLSDKVSDTDPHEVGKRILNSEPTDNTLSAKRTANVVNQLTKLVYEVLSRSQLNEKRKAEGLPPANMVLMRGASIHRDLPKLKDYSGLKGAAVSATALIKGVCRSLGMEVVTPPGATGGIDTDYMAKARAAADLLKENDLVFLHIKATDAASHDGKVNEKVRAIEMIDKTIGKVLDTYGSDIIVLFTGDHATPVELKEHSGDPVPILLYVPTNIISDNLSDFNERSARKGSLRVVGLNIIDLLLNYSNRATKYGA, from the coding sequence ATGAACAAGTTAAAGATACTCCTAGTTGTGGGTGATGGACTAGGAGATAGACAAGTTAGTATTCTAAATGCGAAGACTCCGCTGGAATATGCTGATAAACCCGTGATTAACTCCCTTTTACGCTCGTCCATGATAGGCTTGATGGATCCCATAGGTCCAGGGATAGTTCCAGGGAGTGACACGTCGCATCTGGCTATATTTGGACTGGATCCTAGGAAATACTATAATGGCAGGGGAAGCTTCGAAGCCCTAGGGGCTGGAGCAATCCTTAGCGGTGGCGACGTCGCGTTTAGGGGGAATTTTGCCACTGTAGACGACAACTTGGTGGTAATAGATAGAAGGGCAGGAAGGAAAATAGAAGAGGCTGAAGAATTAGTTAAAGAATTGAACCAGAAGATTCCAGAGGTTCAGGGAGTTAAAGTAAGGTTCTATCACGGAACTGAACATAGGGTCTCAGTAGTATTATCTGGAGACAATCTAAGCGATAAGGTTTCAGATACCGATCCGCATGAAGTTGGCAAGAGGATACTTAACAGCGAACCCACCGACAATACACTAAGTGCGAAAAGAACAGCTAACGTGGTTAATCAATTAACCAAGCTGGTTTATGAGGTTTTATCCAGGTCTCAGTTGAATGAAAAAAGGAAAGCCGAAGGCCTTCCTCCGGCCAATATGGTTCTCATGAGAGGTGCCTCGATTCACAGGGATCTACCTAAACTAAAGGACTACTCCGGGTTGAAAGGAGCCGCAGTCTCGGCCACAGCTCTAATCAAGGGTGTGTGTAGATCTCTTGGGATGGAAGTTGTAACTCCGCCAGGAGCCACAGGTGGAATTGATACGGACTACATGGCAAAAGCCAGGGCAGCCGCAGATTTATTGAAAGAAAACGATCTTGTATTTTTACATATAAAGGCCACTGATGCAGCATCTCATGATGGCAAAGTTAATGAGAAAGTGAGGGCAATAGAGATGATAGATAAAACCATAGGGAAAGTTCTAGATACCTATGGTTCAGACATTATTGTTCTATTCACGGGAGATCATGCGACTCCAGTGGAACTTAAGGAACATTCTGGAGATCCAGTTCCGATCCTCCTATACGTTCCAACAAACATTATATCTGATAATTTATCGGACTTTAATGAAAGAAGCGCTAGGAAAGGTTCCCTAAGAGTTGTTGGATTAAATATAATAGACTTACTCCTTAACTACTCAAATAGAGCCACAAAATACGGAGCGTAG